GTGTTTCAGGATGGCGTGGACTTGGAGGGGGCTGGCGGGCGCGCTATCTGATTAAATTGCACCCCAAAAAAACCCGCCGAAAAAGGCGGGCTTTTTGTGAGCTGGTTGTTTGCTTATGCTTTTTTGCGGCGGCTTACACCGAGTCCGGCCAAGCCAAGCCCAATCAGTGCCAGGGAGGCTGGCTCCGGAACGTTAGCGCCAACGGTAGAGATCGGGTCGTAGGTTGAGTTTAGCTGCCATGCCAAGACGTCATGATTGGCATAAGCCGCACCCGTTCCAGAGGTAAAACCAACAAAAGCGTCCGTGGAACCAAGAATAGAGGCTAGATCCGTGTTGTAAGAGAGCAATGAGCTACCTGGTCTGGCTGCATTGGCACCCAGAGCGAGGCGTACTTCCAGCAGGCCTGTGGCACCGTTGTAGTCAACCCATGCACTCCAGATGTCGCCGTTATTCATGTCGCCGAGAGCAACTTCGGCCAGCGCTGCGGATGAAACATTCCCGTTCAAATCAATGCCGACATGGTTGCTGCTGTTGTTGTCGCCAGCGCCGTTATTCCAGGTGTCAAATTCAATACCAACACTATTTGGTAACCCGGCATAGCCAATGCCGCCACCGAGGCCGCCAACGCTATTGGAGTTTGTCTGGACGACAAAAACCAAACCATCTGCGCCGCACCCTTGACCGTCACAAGCACCGCCCGCACCGGAAAACTGGAATCGAAATGCCGTACTGAACGAAGCATTTGACGCGAGGCTTACGGTGTTGGTGGAAAAGAAAGAGCCGCTCTGGCTGTAGTTTGCTGGGGTAACACGAAGCGCAGTCCCG
The nucleotide sequence above comes from Betaproteobacteria bacterium. Encoded proteins:
- a CDS encoding PEP-CTERM sorting domain-containing protein, whose protein sequence is MALNDWSGMCLIQGIKQGDHQMKLSKSIAGIALAFAFTGYAQATTLLYNDFSSTAGLQINGNAAQAGTALRVTPANYSQSGSFFSTNTVSLASNASFSTAFRFQFSGAGGACDGQGCGADGLVFVVQTNSNSVGGLGGGIGYAGLPNSVGIEFDTWNNGAGDNNSSNHVGIDLNGNVSSAALAEVALGDMNNGDIWSAWVDYNGATGLLEVRLALGANAARPGSSLLSYNTDLASILGSTDAFVGFTSGTGAAYANHDVLAWQLNSTYDPISTVGANVPEPASLALIGLGLAGLGVSRRKKA